One stretch of Haladaptatus sp. R4 DNA includes these proteins:
- a CDS encoding pyridoxal phosphate-dependent aminotransferase, with protein MDYDTPLFFHVMTYAADADHDVVDMVSGNPDWGSPPSIAEGLHAYADLGGDDFQYPPSEGLLELREEIAARRDVDTSQVVVTCGGGEANYLAMARAMEREAGDEFILTDPVYPYYPGKTTMLGAKQRFVATAADGTLDLDDVRETASEDTAAIVVNSPNNPTGAVYDEKTMRELVAIAEEYDALLVSDEVYDHFDFSGEFTSALAFDSDHRIVTNSFSKSLAITGFRVGYAIFPPELVDVAKTRHMLTNVATGRPAQYAVLHALRETTREYYEENRTLLESRVETFTDALDAAGADYTTPDGAFYVMARFPDFPGTLSNVENLIDEAGVAGMPGEAFGSSRDDWIRFALVSPRVEEAADRLAAHFG; from the coding sequence ATGGACTACGACACCCCCCTGTTCTTTCACGTCATGACCTACGCGGCGGACGCCGACCACGACGTCGTCGATATGGTCAGCGGAAATCCCGACTGGGGGTCACCGCCCAGTATCGCCGAGGGGCTTCACGCCTACGCCGACCTCGGCGGGGATGATTTCCAATACCCGCCGAGCGAGGGACTCCTCGAACTGCGCGAGGAAATCGCCGCACGGCGGGACGTCGATACCTCGCAAGTCGTCGTGACCTGCGGTGGCGGCGAAGCCAACTATCTGGCGATGGCTCGGGCGATGGAACGCGAAGCGGGCGACGAGTTCATCCTCACCGATCCGGTGTACCCGTACTACCCCGGGAAAACGACGATGCTCGGCGCGAAACAGCGCTTCGTGGCCACCGCGGCGGACGGCACGCTCGACCTTGACGACGTGCGAGAAACCGCGAGCGAGGACACCGCCGCAATCGTCGTGAACTCGCCGAACAACCCGACCGGCGCGGTGTACGACGAGAAAACGATGCGCGAACTCGTGGCTATCGCCGAGGAGTACGACGCGCTCCTCGTCAGCGACGAGGTGTACGACCACTTCGACTTCTCCGGCGAGTTCACCAGCGCGTTGGCGTTCGACTCCGACCACCGAATCGTCACCAACTCGTTCTCGAAGTCGCTTGCCATCACCGGATTCCGCGTCGGCTACGCCATCTTCCCGCCGGAACTCGTGGACGTGGCCAAGACCCGCCACATGCTGACGAACGTGGCGACGGGCCGTCCCGCACAGTACGCCGTCCTCCACGCGCTCCGCGAGACGACGCGGGAGTACTACGAGGAGAACCGCACGCTCCTCGAATCGCGCGTCGAGACCTTCACCGACGCGCTCGACGCCGCCGGTGCCGACTACACCACCCCCGACGGCGCGTTTTACGTCATGGCTCGCTTCCCCGACTTCCCCGGCACGCTGTCGAACGTCGAGAACCTCATCGACGAAGCAGGCGTCGCTGGCATGCCCGGCGAAGCCTTCGGCTCTTCGCGCGACGACTGGATCCGGTTCGCCCTCGTCTCCCCACGCGTCGAGGAAGCGGCCGACCGACTCGCGGCGCACTTCGGCTGA
- a CDS encoding ABC transporter ATP-binding protein codes for MDNTEEDEKFSEQRERVDSPIRRLFGTYGREHWFPLSVGVVASLAAHLLSLLPPVLLGIALDAIFPVQNPQPYRLPLIPQSWIPTDHFAQLWFTVGLITLSFVGSALGGLAKGWGLNEFAQSIQHEVRSDTYDAMQRLDLGFFAEKQTGELMSILNNDVNRLEQFLNGGLNVMTQIGITVVGVTVILASKNFQLALVTLVTVPLVALFTYKFVQIIQPKYSEVRSTVGRLNARLENNLGGIEVIKASSAEDYEFDRVTDSSREYYDTNWDAIRTRITFFPGLELSAGFGFILTFAVGGLWVLGGAPFVFSGDLSPGAFVTFIVLSQRFIWPLAQFGQLINMYQQAVASSERIFGLMDEPSALETDDDAPDIDVSEGVVEYEDVTFGYDDEETVVEDVSFEVGGGETLALVGPTGAGKSTILKLLLRLYDVNDGTIRLDGQDITEVSLSSLRESVGYVSQETFLFAGTVGENIAYGTFDATRAEVIEAAKAAQAHEFIEELPDGYDTEVGERGVKLSGGQRQRVGIARILLQNPAVLILDEATSDVDTETELRIQQSLDALLADRTVLAIAHRLSTIKNAETILVLEDGRVVERGTHGELLAEDGLYADLWGVQAGMLEEIPAR; via the coding sequence ATGGATAACACAGAGGAAGACGAAAAGTTCAGCGAGCAACGCGAGCGCGTCGATTCGCCGATTCGACGACTGTTCGGAACCTACGGCCGGGAACACTGGTTTCCCCTGTCAGTCGGAGTCGTGGCCAGCCTCGCCGCGCACCTGCTCTCGCTCCTGCCGCCGGTTCTCCTCGGCATTGCACTCGATGCGATATTTCCGGTACAGAACCCGCAACCGTATCGGTTGCCCTTGATACCACAGTCGTGGATCCCTACGGACCACTTCGCTCAGCTTTGGTTCACCGTGGGGCTGATAACCCTCTCCTTCGTCGGGAGTGCGCTCGGCGGATTGGCCAAAGGGTGGGGTCTCAATGAGTTCGCCCAATCCATCCAGCACGAAGTCCGAAGCGATACCTACGACGCCATGCAGCGGTTGGACCTCGGGTTCTTCGCCGAGAAGCAGACGGGCGAACTGATGAGCATCCTCAATAATGACGTGAACCGCCTCGAACAGTTCCTCAACGGCGGACTGAACGTGATGACTCAGATCGGAATCACCGTGGTCGGCGTCACCGTCATCCTCGCGTCGAAAAACTTCCAACTCGCGTTGGTGACGCTCGTGACGGTGCCACTCGTCGCGCTCTTCACCTACAAGTTCGTTCAGATCATCCAACCGAAGTACTCCGAGGTGCGCTCGACCGTCGGCCGACTCAATGCTCGACTGGAGAACAACCTCGGTGGTATCGAGGTGATCAAGGCGAGCAGCGCTGAAGATTACGAGTTCGACCGCGTGACGGATTCGTCTAGGGAGTACTACGACACGAACTGGGACGCCATTCGAACCCGGATCACGTTCTTCCCCGGACTGGAGTTGAGCGCCGGGTTCGGTTTCATCCTCACGTTCGCCGTCGGCGGGCTATGGGTGCTGGGCGGCGCGCCGTTCGTCTTCTCGGGCGATCTGAGTCCCGGCGCGTTCGTCACGTTCATCGTCCTGAGCCAACGGTTCATCTGGCCGCTCGCGCAGTTCGGTCAGCTGATCAACATGTACCAGCAGGCGGTCGCGTCCTCCGAACGAATCTTCGGACTGATGGACGAACCGAGCGCCCTCGAAACCGATGACGACGCGCCAGATATCGACGTTTCGGAGGGCGTCGTGGAGTACGAGGACGTGACGTTCGGCTACGACGACGAGGAGACCGTCGTGGAGGACGTGAGCTTCGAGGTGGGCGGCGGCGAAACCCTCGCGCTCGTCGGCCCGACGGGTGCGGGGAAGTCCACGATACTGAAACTCCTCTTGCGTCTCTACGACGTGAACGACGGGACGATTCGACTCGACGGGCAGGACATCACGGAGGTGTCGCTTTCCAGTCTCCGCGAATCGGTCGGCTACGTCAGTCAGGAGACGTTCCTCTTCGCCGGGACCGTCGGCGAGAACATCGCGTACGGGACGTTCGACGCGACCCGAGCGGAAGTCATCGAGGCCGCGAAAGCCGCACAGGCTCACGAGTTCATCGAGGAATTGCCGGACGGCTACGATACGGAAGTCGGCGAGCGAGGTGTGAAACTGTCCGGCGGTCAGCGTCAGCGTGTCGGCATCGCCCGTATCCTGCTTCAGAACCCGGCCGTGCTCATCCTCGACGAGGCGACCAGCGACGTGGACACGGAGACAGAACTCCGCATCCAGCAGAGTCTCGACGCGCTGCTGGCGGACCGAACCGTGCTCGCCATCGCACACCGCCTCTCGACCATCAAGAACGCCGAAACCATCCTCGTCCTCGAAGACGGTCGCGTAGTCGAGCGAGGAACGCACGGCGAACTGCTCGCCGAGGACGGCCTGTACGCGGACCTCTGGGGCGTCCAAGCCGGGATGCTCGAAGAGATTCCGGCCAGGTAA
- a CDS encoding AMP-binding protein, whose product MDTLADVDEIVHEPSREFVESTNVWEFMQEHDIDDYDELIERTCGEVDWFWDELVDYLDIDFYEEYDAVRDDSEGPQFSDWYPGGKINIAHNTLDRYARVDSPTRNKVACIWEGEPGDVREITYHELYREANMVANALSARGIEKGDTVGLYMPMVPEVISILYGCFKVGAIAVPIFSGFGTDATATRIEDSECSVLFTGDGFYRRGSEVVLKDTADEAIAEAGHVEHTIVYERLGSEAGSASEVRADIPWDDERDERWNEAVLEADDEYETKELDSSDESMLLYSSGTTGKPKGIVHTHAGQLMQCAKEIYFGFDHKDADRFFWVSDIGWMMGPWTLIGNHAFGGTIFMYEGAPDYPEPDRFWDMIDRHGLTVFGISPTAIRALRGYGSGRTRSDEPSGTDGSGDDEWLDDYDLSSLRLLGSTGEPWDPESWLWFYENVGGSEAPIINISGGTEICGCFLMPMPTQPLKPCTLGGPGLGMNIDIVNAKGESVADAHERGYLVARDSCPSMTKSLWSGDERYLDTYWSRFDDMWNHGDWAQKDEDGFWFLHGRSDDAINVAGRKVGPAEVEGALMDHDAVNQAAAVGVPDDTTGQAVISYVILESDVEESDDLRSELREQVGEELGKPFRPREVLFVDEFPKTQSGKIIRRAIEAAYTGEDLGDMSSIENPDALDRLEEAN is encoded by the coding sequence ATGGACACACTTGCGGACGTAGACGAAATCGTCCACGAACCGTCACGGGAGTTCGTGGAATCCACGAACGTCTGGGAATTCATGCAGGAACACGACATCGATGACTACGACGAACTCATCGAGCGCACCTGCGGAGAAGTGGATTGGTTCTGGGACGAACTGGTGGACTACCTCGACATCGATTTTTACGAGGAGTACGACGCGGTTCGTGACGACAGCGAGGGACCACAGTTCTCGGACTGGTACCCCGGCGGCAAGATCAACATCGCGCACAACACCCTCGACCGATACGCGCGGGTCGATAGCCCGACCCGGAACAAGGTCGCCTGCATCTGGGAAGGGGAACCGGGTGACGTTCGGGAGATCACCTATCACGAACTGTACCGCGAGGCGAACATGGTCGCCAACGCGCTCTCCGCGCGCGGCATCGAGAAAGGCGACACCGTCGGCCTGTACATGCCGATGGTCCCCGAGGTCATCTCCATCCTCTACGGCTGTTTCAAAGTCGGCGCGATCGCGGTGCCGATCTTTTCCGGGTTCGGCACCGACGCCACCGCGACCCGCATCGAGGATTCCGAATGTTCCGTGCTGTTCACCGGCGACGGCTTCTACCGCCGTGGCAGCGAGGTCGTTCTGAAGGACACCGCCGACGAGGCCATCGCGGAAGCGGGCCACGTCGAGCACACCATCGTCTACGAGCGACTGGGTAGCGAGGCAGGCAGTGCCTCGGAGGTGCGGGCGGATATTCCCTGGGACGACGAGCGCGACGAACGATGGAACGAAGCGGTCCTCGAAGCGGACGACGAGTACGAGACGAAGGAACTCGATTCGAGCGACGAATCGATGCTCCTCTACTCCTCGGGGACGACGGGGAAACCGAAGGGAATCGTCCACACGCACGCCGGACAGTTGATGCAGTGTGCGAAGGAGATTTACTTCGGTTTCGATCACAAGGACGCCGACCGATTCTTCTGGGTCTCCGACATCGGATGGATGATGGGTCCGTGGACGCTCATCGGCAACCACGCCTTCGGCGGCACGATTTTTATGTACGAAGGGGCGCCCGACTACCCCGAACCCGACCGCTTCTGGGACATGATCGACCGCCACGGCCTGACCGTCTTCGGCATCTCGCCGACCGCGATTCGAGCGCTCCGCGGGTACGGCAGTGGTCGGACGCGGTCCGACGAGCCATCCGGAACCGACGGTTCCGGAGACGACGAGTGGTTGGACGACTACGACCTCTCCTCGCTGCGACTGCTCGGTTCGACCGGCGAACCGTGGGACCCGGAATCGTGGCTGTGGTTCTACGAGAACGTCGGCGGAAGCGAAGCGCCCATCATCAACATCTCCGGCGGCACCGAAATCTGTGGCTGCTTCCTGATGCCCATGCCGACACAGCCGCTCAAACCATGTACGCTCGGCGGGCCGGGGCTCGGCATGAACATCGACATCGTGAACGCGAAGGGCGAATCCGTCGCCGACGCCCACGAACGCGGCTATCTCGTCGCCCGCGACTCCTGTCCGTCGATGACGAAGTCGCTCTGGTCGGGCGACGAACGCTATCTGGACACCTACTGGTCGCGGTTCGACGACATGTGGAACCACGGCGACTGGGCACAGAAGGACGAGGACGGCTTCTGGTTCCTCCACGGGCGTTCGGACGACGCCATCAACGTTGCCGGTCGGAAAGTCGGCCCCGCGGAAGTCGAGGGCGCGCTGATGGACCACGACGCGGTGAACCAGGCCGCCGCCGTCGGCGTTCCGGACGACACGACCGGACAGGCCGTCATCTCCTACGTCATACTCGAATCGGATGTCGAGGAATCCGATGACCTGCGTTCCGAACTCCGCGAGCAGGTCGGCGAGGAACTCGGCAAGCCGTTCCGTCCCCGAGAAGTCCTCTTCGTGGACGAATTCCCGAAAACGCAGTCCGGGAAAATCATCCGCCGAGCCATCGAGGCGGCCTACACGGGCGAGGACTTGGGAGACATGTCCAGCATCGAGAACCCCGACGCGCTCGATAGGCTCGAAGAAGCGAACTGA
- a CDS encoding thrombospondin type 3 repeat-containing protein: protein MDTSAKRRRTLIALVVVVASLVFASGVMAYRTTHQQDTQAKPTVHYTPPPTDHHRTETSSGTKTGNETGTGTGTTTQRRDDDRDGVPNSADNCPSKAGRGQGDDLGCPVVTTTHAS from the coding sequence ATGGACACGTCCGCTAAGCGTCGTCGGACGCTGATCGCGCTGGTGGTGGTGGTCGCCTCGCTCGTCTTCGCGTCGGGGGTTATGGCGTATCGAACGACCCATCAGCAGGACACACAGGCAAAACCGACCGTCCACTACACGCCGCCGCCGACCGATCACCACCGGACTGAAACGAGTTCCGGGACCAAGACCGGAAACGAAACCGGGACTGGAACTGGGACGACGACGCAACGACGCGACGACGACCGGGACGGTGTCCCGAACAGCGCCGACAACTGTCCGTCCAAGGCGGGGCGCGGTCAGGGGGACGATTTGGGTTGTCCCGTCGTGACGACGACCCACGCATCATGA
- a CDS encoding metalloregulator ArsR/SmtB family transcription factor, with product MDEPELDSRRAIFGEIRATPGIHFRELLRRHEYAQGTIQYHLRWLEDEGLVESSDDGNFTRYYPAHSFEPGDKTTMNALRRKYSRRIIAQLASEDELSTATLSDRVGKSRSTVSWHLSRLHEEEIVEKERDGRTVLYSLRDRDRVMRLYATYQASLRDRLLDKVLDLWDVY from the coding sequence ATGGACGAACCCGAACTCGACTCACGGCGGGCCATCTTCGGCGAGATTCGCGCGACGCCGGGGATTCACTTCCGTGAGTTACTCCGCCGACACGAGTACGCGCAAGGGACGATTCAGTACCATCTCCGATGGCTCGAAGACGAGGGGTTGGTCGAGTCCTCCGACGACGGGAACTTCACCCGATACTATCCGGCCCACTCGTTCGAACCGGGCGACAAAACGACGATGAACGCCCTCCGTCGGAAGTACTCGCGGCGAATTATCGCCCAACTCGCGTCGGAGGACGAACTCAGCACCGCGACGTTGAGCGACCGCGTCGGGAAGTCCCGTTCGACCGTCTCGTGGCACCTCTCCCGGCTTCACGAGGAGGAAATCGTTGAAAAGGAACGCGACGGGCGCACCGTGTTGTATTCGCTTCGGGATCGCGACCGGGTGATGCGCCTCTATGCGACCTATCAAGCGAGTCTGCGCGACCGATTGCTCGACAAAGTCCTCGACCTGTGGGACGTGTACTGA
- a CDS encoding aldo/keto reductase, producing MTTTNIDDGSAIGLGTMGIDDPERIASAIEMGYRHLDTAQIYDNEAVVGEAIELADVPRSDLFVATKVWADSLAPDDVLSSTEESLDKLGLDTVDLLYVHRPIQTYDPEATLPAFDRLRDDGRIEHVGVSNFGAKEIEAARDVLDAPIVAHQVEMHPLYEQSELLADAKEHDATLVAYSPIAQGEVFDLPVMTELAEKHDATAAQVALAWVVEKGAVPIPRSGSDHHLRENLAAGELSLDAEDIARIDAIDREEKLFE from the coding sequence TCGGCACGATGGGAATCGACGACCCGGAGCGAATCGCCAGCGCCATCGAGATGGGGTATCGCCACCTCGATACGGCACAGATTTACGACAACGAGGCGGTCGTCGGCGAGGCCATCGAACTCGCCGACGTCCCGCGCTCGGACTTGTTCGTCGCCACCAAAGTCTGGGCGGACAGCCTCGCCCCCGACGACGTGCTGTCGAGCACCGAGGAGAGCCTCGACAAACTCGGTCTCGATACCGTCGATCTGCTCTACGTCCACCGACCGATTCAGACCTACGATCCGGAAGCAACGCTTCCGGCCTTCGACCGACTTCGGGACGACGGCCGTATCGAACACGTCGGGGTCAGCAACTTCGGCGCTAAGGAAATCGAGGCTGCCCGCGACGTGCTCGACGCGCCGATAGTCGCCCATCAGGTCGAGATGCATCCGCTCTACGAGCAGTCGGAACTCCTCGCGGATGCGAAGGAACACGACGCCACCCTCGTCGCGTACTCGCCGATTGCCCAAGGCGAGGTGTTCGACCTGCCAGTGATGACGGAACTCGCCGAGAAACACGACGCGACCGCGGCACAAGTCGCGCTCGCGTGGGTCGTCGAGAAGGGAGCGGTCCCCATTCCACGGTCGGGGAGCGACCACCATCTGCGGGAGAACTTGGCGGCGGGGGAACTCTCCCTCGACGCCGAGGATATCGCCCGAATCGACGCCATCGACCGCGAGGAGAAACTGTTCGAGTAG
- a CDS encoding CinA family protein — protein MSTDDQPIERRVGDALRESNATVATAESCTGGLIGSLLTDVPGSSDYFDRGLVTYSYDAKMRHVGVTREALDEHGAVSEPVARAMARGVRDVAGTTWGVATTGIAGPTGGTDEKPVGTVFIGVAYAGEWGSAESYSVVARYEFDGSRQEIKRKIANRALSDLLDELE, from the coding sequence ATGAGCACGGACGACCAACCAATCGAACGGCGAGTCGGGGACGCCCTCCGTGAATCGAACGCGACGGTTGCAACCGCCGAATCCTGTACTGGCGGCCTCATCGGGTCGCTCCTGACCGACGTTCCGGGGTCGAGCGACTACTTTGACAGGGGTCTCGTCACGTACTCCTACGACGCGAAGATGCGTCACGTCGGCGTCACCCGCGAAGCGCTGGACGAGCACGGTGCCGTCAGCGAACCCGTTGCCCGAGCGATGGCCCGCGGCGTGCGCGACGTCGCGGGGACGACGTGGGGCGTCGCCACGACCGGAATCGCCGGACCGACCGGTGGTACCGACGAAAAGCCCGTCGGAACAGTCTTCATCGGCGTGGCCTACGCGGGTGAGTGGGGAAGCGCGGAATCCTACTCGGTGGTCGCTCGGTACGAGTTCGACGGCTCTCGACAGGAGATCAAGCGTAAAATAGCGAATCGAGCCCTTTCGGACCTCCTCGACGAACTGGAGTAA
- a CDS encoding FAD:protein FMN transferase produces MHRPPIRARLAASTDRLYGTVGGASTSFHCCDTTFRIGADGVRATSACERAKEAALRLERELNAFDESSHIAELNRTGSVTNGHVARIVRRGLAYYDRTGGVFDIRHGAVEHEVKAYIRGEDSTAPDPTFEPSSVTVDGDTVRTDGPLDCNGLAKGYIVDRSREALSGVGRRGFVDGGGDIARPTGPVGIESPDDSGTLLRVLSTEWNVATSGGYRRNRDGIEHIYNPNEKRTRSRNDLVTVVARRDCMEADALATTLAALRPDEAIRLAEGWEGAEALVIRQGVFHETEGFDGHVR; encoded by the coding sequence ATGCATCGGCCTCCGATACGCGCTCGGCTGGCGGCGTCCACGGACCGACTGTACGGAACGGTCGGCGGAGCCAGTACGTCCTTCCACTGCTGTGATACGACGTTTCGCATCGGTGCCGACGGCGTCCGTGCGACCTCCGCCTGTGAACGAGCGAAGGAAGCGGCGCTTCGATTGGAGCGGGAACTGAACGCGTTCGACGAATCGAGTCACATCGCCGAGTTGAATCGAACGGGGAGCGTCACGAACGGTCACGTCGCGCGAATCGTTCGCCGCGGATTGGCGTACTACGACCGAACTGGCGGTGTCTTCGACATCCGTCACGGTGCCGTCGAACACGAGGTGAAAGCGTACATCCGTGGGGAGGATTCGACAGCGCCGGACCCGACGTTCGAACCGTCGTCCGTGACGGTCGATGGGGACACCGTGCGGACCGACGGACCGCTCGATTGCAACGGACTCGCTAAAGGGTACATCGTGGACCGATCACGGGAGGCGCTCTCGGGCGTCGGCCGACGCGGGTTCGTGGACGGCGGCGGCGACATCGCACGGCCGACCGGACCGGTCGGTATCGAGAGCCCGGACGATTCCGGGACGCTCCTCCGCGTCCTCTCGACGGAGTGGAACGTCGCTACATCGGGCGGCTATCGACGCAACCGCGACGGTATCGAGCACATCTACAACCCGAACGAGAAGCGAACCCGGTCACGAAACGACCTCGTGACTGTCGTCGCTCGTCGAGACTGCATGGAAGCCGACGCCCTCGCCACCACGCTCGCCGCGCTTCGGCCCGACGAGGCGATTCGTTTGGCGGAGGGATGGGAGGGTGCGGAGGCGCTTGTCATCCGACAGGGCGTTTTTCACGAAACGGAGGGATTCGATGGACACGTCCGCTAA
- a CDS encoding helix-hairpin-helix domain-containing protein produces MGLITRLKSLLGLGDERSKTRNRDNGVTIEREPTETRAQPDVESEKAVKVSEESPAEDTTVSTEEPVDTGEPTDHIEEAEPDTATETDTTAEADTATESETAAEPDTAAEPAKATGPSAEVGQPAQTEATEPEPEPDAVSDEDEVGEPEADEEPEAADESEADEEPETDEEPELDETVEETADESETVEPEEEPEPESESEPPEEGRPLEDVKGIGPAYAERLRNAGVENAAQLATADSAELARETDLSVKRIEGWMERAESM; encoded by the coding sequence ATGGGGCTTATCACACGGCTGAAATCGTTGCTCGGTCTTGGCGATGAGCGGTCGAAAACGCGCAACCGTGACAACGGTGTGACAATCGAGCGTGAACCGACCGAGACGAGAGCACAGCCCGACGTGGAATCAGAGAAAGCAGTGAAAGTGTCCGAGGAGTCCCCCGCGGAAGACACGACCGTTTCGACCGAGGAACCGGTCGATACGGGGGAACCGACCGATCATATCGAGGAGGCAGAGCCAGACACAGCCACTGAAACAGACACAACCGCTGAAGCAGACACAGCCACAGAATCCGAGACGGCTGCGGAACCAGATACGGCCGCGGAACCTGCGAAGGCGACCGGACCGTCCGCCGAAGTCGGGCAACCGGCACAGACCGAAGCGACCGAACCGGAACCGGAGCCCGACGCCGTTTCGGACGAGGATGAAGTCGGTGAACCGGAAGCCGACGAAGAACCGGAAGCGGCAGACGAATCGGAGGCGGACGAAGAACCGGAGACGGACGAAGAACCGGAACTTGACGAAACGGTCGAAGAAACGGCGGACGAATCGGAGACCGTCGAACCCGAGGAAGAGCCGGAACCCGAGTCGGAGTCCGAACCACCCGAAGAGGGGCGACCGCTCGAAGACGTAAAGGGCATCGGCCCGGCCTACGCCGAACGACTTCGGAACGCGGGCGTCGAAAACGCGGCGCAGTTGGCGACCGCCGACTCGGCGGAACTCGCGCGGGAGACGGACCTCTCGGTGAAGCGCATCGAAGGCTGGATGGAACGTGCGGAATCGATGTAA
- a CDS encoding metal-dependent hydrolase: protein MNRKEHVLNAALLSIGLGYVLHPSGDVETFYSIVAVGVPVILGALFPDVDTAFGKHRKTLHNLPILALFYFFPMVFGNLQYVWIGVLTHYALDMLGSKRGLALFYPYEREFGAPFGVSVSSSYATMVTLAVTVFELVVAAVIVNGQFLIDTGMTAVGLQ from the coding sequence ATGAATCGGAAAGAACACGTATTGAATGCGGCACTTCTCAGCATCGGACTCGGATACGTTCTCCATCCGTCGGGTGACGTGGAGACGTTCTACTCCATCGTGGCGGTCGGCGTTCCGGTCATCCTCGGCGCGCTCTTTCCGGACGTGGATACAGCCTTCGGCAAACACCGGAAGACGCTCCACAACCTCCCGATTCTCGCGCTGTTTTACTTCTTCCCGATGGTGTTCGGCAACCTGCAATACGTCTGGATCGGCGTCCTCACCCACTACGCCCTCGACATGCTCGGGAGCAAACGCGGTCTGGCGCTGTTTTACCCGTACGAACGCGAGTTCGGCGCGCCGTTCGGCGTCTCGGTTTCCAGTAGCTACGCCACGATGGTCACGCTCGCGGTGACGGTGTTCGAACTCGTCGTCGCCGCAGTGATCGTCAACGGTCAATTCCTCATCGACACGGGGATGACCGCAGTCGGCCTTCAATAG
- a CDS encoding PHP-associated domain-containing protein, whose product MHVKVLDEKVVKRAKERGLDALVYAPHFVRLPEIRQRAEEFSDDELLIVPAREVFTGTWRNRKHVLAIGLDDPVPDFISLTAAMEEFDSQDAAVLIPHPEFFSVGVTETDIRVHADVIHAVETYNPKHWDRHNRRAKEIVKNTGKPAFGSSYAHLRGTIGEVWTAFDEDIETEDELVERLRARNTTRVLHRTGRSHELRRRLEFSHLGYENSWKKIDRLVLSGMEATHPDHEAYGGKFDDRSVY is encoded by the coding sequence ATGCACGTCAAAGTGCTGGACGAAAAGGTCGTCAAACGGGCGAAAGAACGCGGCCTCGACGCGCTGGTGTACGCGCCACATTTCGTGCGACTCCCCGAAATTCGTCAACGTGCGGAAGAATTCTCCGACGACGAGTTGCTCATCGTCCCCGCTCGCGAGGTGTTCACCGGAACGTGGCGGAACCGAAAACACGTCCTGGCGATCGGATTGGACGACCCCGTCCCCGATTTCATCTCGCTCACGGCGGCGATGGAGGAGTTCGATAGCCAGGACGCCGCCGTCCTGATTCCCCATCCGGAGTTCTTCAGCGTGGGCGTTACGGAGACGGACATCCGCGTCCACGCCGACGTCATCCACGCCGTGGAAACCTACAACCCCAAACATTGGGACCGACACAACCGCCGAGCGAAGGAAATCGTCAAGAACACCGGAAAGCCCGCGTTCGGGTCGTCGTACGCACACCTCCGTGGAACCATCGGGGAAGTGTGGACGGCGTTCGATGAGGACATCGAAACCGAGGACGAACTCGTCGAACGACTCCGGGCGAGGAACACGACGCGAGTCCTCCATCGGACGGGGCGGAGCCACGAACTCCGCCGCCGACTGGAGTTCTCACACCTCGGGTACGAGAACTCGTGGAAAAAGATCGACCGCCTCGTCCTCTCGGGGATGGAAGCCACGCATCCCGACCACGAAGCGTACGGCGGGAAGTTCGACGACAGAAGCGTGTACTGA